Proteins encoded in a region of the Paenibacillus sp. E222 genome:
- a CDS encoding DUF1540 domain-containing protein produces MAKDVLCEVNSCRHWAEENKCNASSIYIVSHSSKKVSESAETDCKTFEVK; encoded by the coding sequence ATAGCAAAAGACGTATTATGCGAGGTTAACTCCTGTCGTCACTGGGCTGAAGAGAACAAATGCAACGCATCTTCAATCTACATCGTGAGTCACAGTTCCAAAAAAGTGAGTGAATCCGCTGAAACGGATTGCAAAACTTTTGAAGTAAAATAA
- a CDS encoding AAA family ATPase, whose product MSKTNHINRIPRAKGIDMAAFYSPKECGRKAKHIVFSADNARVVEEFITILGMKEQFAEHDVPMPNKMVMFGPPGTGKTLTAFHLAHRLQLPLVLVRLDAVIHSHLGETGSNVRKLFEYARANPCVLFLDEFDAVGRTRESNDEVKEMARVVNTLLQCLDEFDGDSILVAATNLERQLDHAIWRRFDTKMTYGIPDESSRRLYISKLMGQFEQESRLEEFTCERLAGCSYADVEQIVLKAKRKAIIANSPLHEQFINDAYAEYMPRVLAT is encoded by the coding sequence ATGAGCAAAACCAATCACATAAACCGGATTCCCCGAGCGAAAGGCATCGATATGGCCGCTTTTTATTCGCCGAAAGAGTGTGGCCGCAAGGCAAAGCATATTGTATTCTCTGCAGACAATGCACGGGTTGTGGAGGAGTTTATTACGATTCTCGGTATGAAAGAGCAGTTTGCAGAACATGATGTACCGATGCCGAACAAAATGGTGATGTTTGGTCCACCGGGCACAGGCAAAACCTTAACTGCTTTCCATCTGGCACACCGACTTCAGCTTCCTCTGGTCCTTGTAAGGCTTGATGCCGTTATACACAGCCATCTTGGAGAGACGGGAAGCAATGTCCGTAAATTATTTGAATATGCACGGGCTAACCCCTGTGTGTTATTTCTAGATGAATTTGATGCCGTAGGTCGTACGCGTGAAAGTAATGATGAGGTTAAAGAAATGGCTCGTGTCGTCAATACATTGTTGCAGTGTCTTGATGAATTCGATGGAGACAGTATTCTGGTTGCCGCTACGAATCTGGAGAGACAGCTGGATCATGCGATATGGCGGCGATTTGATACCAAAATGACCTATGGGATTCCGGATGAATCAAGCCGCAGATTATATATTAGCAAGCTGATGGGGCAGTTTGAGCAGGAGAGCCGACTGGAAGAATTCACGTGTGAACGCCTCGCAGGATGCAGTTATGCGGATGTAGAGCAGATTGTCTTAAAAGCTAAGCGGAAAGCCATTATTGCCAACAGCCCATTACATGAGCAATTCATTAATGACGCGTATGCAGAATATATGCCGCGGGTTCTGGCCACATAG
- a CDS encoding HAMP domain-containing sensor histidine kinase, producing the protein MDRQLKRNTPKRKTSILSYWTLRYFLILCIGFTIIVAGALYWIRTTSIEKGLKTAQLLGLEIAEKVTGTQNNLYIPPDLDRLVDKRTKLFNTDNYFCIMVLDNNNQLIYSQPKMTQQDVYYRLSDDLREPRNKKFAGVMVNVIDDDQMLGKVWVMQSKKSIAYNPETMLVVCILFVALILCGWFTIYLLSRKLSRPIRQVAHAAEQIRNGNYEVNLDLNTREREMNELVESFREMSIRLQQLEEWRALSLAGVTHELKTPVTSIKGLVMAVRDDIVSPKEGKEFLDIALKESERMERMVADLLDYNAMSAGSVAVRRERLDLNLLVSEIIYQWKIAYEDKSPEIELHTPSGTLYTIGDALRIQQIIVNLLNNGLQAATSDQAAVFHIRLRAVEDNLFVDVQDNGMGITKEDQPKIFERFYRGEIKKRLTRGLGLGLTYSRLLARAQGGELSLTSSSPEGSLFTLTLPRWSGPEKTEKEPSYRATANA; encoded by the coding sequence TTGGATCGCCAACTAAAACGAAATACACCAAAACGTAAAACATCCATTCTGTCCTACTGGACGCTTCGTTATTTTCTAATCCTCTGCATCGGTTTCACCATTATTGTTGCAGGGGCACTCTACTGGATCAGAACCACTTCCATTGAGAAAGGTCTCAAAACGGCCCAGCTGTTAGGGCTGGAAATCGCCGAGAAGGTCACAGGAACACAAAACAACCTGTATATTCCTCCGGATCTCGACAGGCTCGTGGACAAGCGTACCAAGCTTTTCAATACAGATAATTACTTTTGTATTATGGTGCTCGACAACAATAATCAATTGATTTATTCCCAACCGAAAATGACGCAGCAGGATGTGTATTACAGGTTGTCTGACGACCTACGCGAACCAAGAAACAAAAAATTCGCCGGGGTGATGGTTAACGTGATAGATGACGATCAGATGCTGGGTAAAGTGTGGGTCATGCAATCCAAAAAGTCCATTGCATACAATCCGGAAACGATGCTGGTGGTGTGCATCCTGTTCGTTGCTTTAATCCTATGTGGTTGGTTTACGATCTACCTCCTGTCCCGCAAGCTGTCCAGGCCTATTCGTCAAGTCGCCCATGCCGCGGAGCAGATTCGAAACGGAAACTATGAAGTGAATTTGGATCTGAACACACGGGAACGGGAGATGAATGAACTCGTAGAGTCTTTTCGCGAGATGTCCATTCGTTTGCAGCAATTGGAGGAATGGCGTGCCCTGTCACTTGCTGGGGTAACCCATGAATTAAAAACGCCGGTAACGTCCATTAAAGGACTCGTGATGGCTGTCCGGGACGATATTGTTAGTCCGAAGGAAGGAAAGGAATTTCTGGACATCGCACTCAAAGAATCCGAACGGATGGAACGCATGGTCGCTGACCTGCTGGATTACAATGCGATGAGCGCTGGAAGTGTTGCTGTTCGTCGGGAACGCTTAGATTTGAATTTGCTGGTAAGTGAGATTATCTATCAGTGGAAAATCGCTTATGAGGACAAGTCTCCCGAGATTGAATTGCATACACCATCGGGTACGCTCTATACCATCGGTGATGCCCTTCGGATTCAGCAGATCATTGTCAACCTGCTCAATAACGGGCTGCAAGCAGCCACTTCCGACCAAGCTGCCGTCTTTCATATCCGTTTGCGCGCGGTGGAGGACAACTTGTTTGTTGATGTGCAGGATAACGGTATGGGGATCACTAAAGAAGATCAACCCAAGATCTTCGAACGTTTTTACCGTGGCGAGATCAAAAAACGCCTTACCCGTGGGCTGGGTCTGGGACTGACCTACAGCCGCTTGCTTGCTCGTGCTCAGGGAGGGGAGCTATCCTTAACCTCCAGCAGTCCTGAAGGCAGTCTTTTCACCTTAACTTTGCCACGATGGTCTGGTCCTGAAAAAACAGAGAAAGAACCGTCTTACCGCGCAACGGCTAACGCCTAA
- a CDS encoding response regulator transcription factor — MKSILIVEDEQAIARVLAAYLRKAGFDVRQAADGPTALTLFDSDVPSLVLLDVMLPGMDGWDLLRIIREKSACPVIMLTALDDIQDRLNGLNAGADDYMSKPFVPEEVVARVNAVLRRNPHWTAEGEGKRYFGNLVIDLAAKQVLLNGAKVALTPRDLSLLLFLSEYPNRTFTRDHLIEQVWGMDYDGSDRAVDLSIKRLRQALSHWLPETGEIRTLRGMGYQFWIAN, encoded by the coding sequence TTGAAATCCATACTTATCGTCGAAGATGAACAAGCCATTGCACGCGTGCTTGCTGCCTATCTTCGAAAAGCGGGATTCGACGTTCGCCAGGCAGCGGATGGGCCCACTGCCCTAACTTTATTTGATTCGGATGTGCCTTCCTTGGTCTTGCTGGATGTGATGCTGCCTGGAATGGACGGTTGGGATCTGCTGCGAATCATCCGCGAAAAAAGTGCTTGTCCCGTCATCATGTTAACCGCACTGGATGATATTCAGGACCGCCTGAATGGGCTGAATGCCGGTGCTGACGATTATATGAGCAAACCCTTTGTGCCCGAGGAAGTGGTCGCCAGGGTCAATGCTGTGCTTCGCCGCAATCCACACTGGACAGCTGAAGGTGAAGGCAAACGTTACTTTGGCAATCTGGTCATTGATCTGGCTGCCAAACAGGTACTTTTGAACGGTGCCAAGGTTGCACTCACACCACGTGATTTGTCACTGCTCCTGTTTCTGTCGGAATACCCCAACCGCACATTCACCCGGGACCATCTGATTGAACAGGTATGGGGCATGGACTATGACGGAAGTGACCGGGCTGTGGACCTGTCGATCAAACGGCTGCGTCAGGCGTTATCCCACTGGCTGCCTGAAACGGGAGAAATCCGGACTTTACGGGGAATGGGGTATCAATTTTGGATCGCCAACTAA
- a CDS encoding YceI family protein: MNKKTKTWMISGAAAIVILGGGGYYFANSYLGNNVEIEQVLPVSTAASTTEAGSHSGTSVSNVAAGAEQLNGDWNISEGSKVYFSVTTSQETVNFADEQVSGNLTLNVDDASQMKANGQIEMSDIDSGNSQRDGHVKEADYFDVSTYPQATFTATSFEGVPTEWPAGQTVDFKMNGTLTVKGMEKEVTFDVKAAYENDQVLLSATTMVTFEDFGMENPHSVVLSTENDIQIQLELKLSK, translated from the coding sequence ATGAATAAAAAGACAAAAACATGGATGATCTCAGGCGCGGCAGCAATTGTTATTCTTGGAGGCGGAGGGTACTATTTCGCGAACAGTTACCTGGGCAACAACGTTGAGATTGAACAGGTGCTTCCTGTCAGCACCGCCGCGTCCACTACGGAAGCCGGATCGCACAGTGGTACAAGCGTATCCAACGTTGCAGCGGGAGCAGAGCAGTTAAATGGAGACTGGAACATCAGCGAAGGTTCAAAAGTATATTTCTCGGTCACGACATCCCAGGAGACGGTCAATTTTGCGGACGAGCAGGTCAGTGGTAACCTGACCCTTAATGTTGACGATGCGTCCCAGATGAAAGCGAATGGACAGATCGAGATGAGTGACATTGATTCAGGCAATAGCCAGCGGGATGGACATGTGAAAGAAGCAGATTACTTCGATGTTTCGACCTATCCACAAGCTACATTTACGGCTACCTCATTTGAAGGTGTACCCACGGAGTGGCCGGCAGGACAGACTGTAGACTTTAAAATGAACGGCACCCTAACGGTAAAAGGGATGGAGAAAGAGGTAACGTTTGATGTAAAAGCTGCTTATGAAAATGACCAGGTGTTGTTGTCCGCCACAACGATGGTTACCTTTGAAGATTTTGGTATGGAGAATCCACATTCGGTGGTCCTGTCTACTGAAAATGACATTCAGATCCAACTGGAGCTGAAGCTCAGTAAATAA
- a CDS encoding glycosyl hydrolase 53 family protein has protein sequence MHKRYISGCLVLLMLFCDLNLAVRPAAAAAKVNVALNKAVTVSSEDLQWGGNKENAVDGKGDTKWSASSPTSIDHPHWLTVNLGASYNLSGLELTWKDANEVVKFLVEVSEDGNTWTPVADHSANDKAESQVNLDFEAEAVQYVKVTIPYYAGTDWWPGISELQIWGEEEVRNPADIEHYDQVNVSTVSRTAPVLPEKVTAHYKNGKSGLVPVAWEEINPSQYASAGSFTVTGDVYGAPIQPEATVTVEGYRSDFVRGVDISTLTAIEDNGGYYLDSNGAKRDLLDILKDRGVNYVRLRLWNDPQKSNGYNDKEDVIRLAQRVKGKGMKVLLDFHYSDEWAHPGQQLRPKAWENLSFEDLKTAVYNYTREVVGDMEKAGAMPDMVQIGNEINSGVLNGLKSEVNFDENVALLKRGVDGVRDVPGGEQVQIMIHLAEGGKADTFDWYFGELEKRDLKYDIIGLSYYPFWHGTFADVRKTMNEVSVKYGKEVIIAETSYPFSYKNGDAHGNIIGNPETLNVGGATFPATVQGQYDAIAGIMDMISQVPNQKGAGFFYWEPAWIAANVGWIASEGDAWENHAMFDYDEYPANGGYSYEGRALPSLDVYKRGLNILPADRKELSAAITRAKALESSDFTSESWTTLAPAIAAAENTYKLAYTSGGVTQQDTDDATAALHEVMQKLDVIAANRNALEAIIAEAKTYKQADWSAATWAVLTKALTRAEQIMADPRATQTEVNTAAKQVEAAIHGLSNVDKTELTQFIGETQQLTESSYTQRSWANLKAALSSAITVRDKQDAIQAEVQEALTTLQKANNNLVLLEALTTGKTATASSSAGTGGGKDNSPGGAIDSDPTTSWGTDESVQSWWQVDLGATAVIRKLEMSMWSGGIKYKIEVSNDNKNFVKVVDTTSDVVVSTSPRHILPAGTEARYIKLTITAGSQWVGFMDFEAYGMFPADKSALETTVNSAAMLQQSNYTTASWNGFTQALSFARVLMDDAEASAQEISAADNALKEAVSQLVRQESTPGQPSQPGQPAQPSTPGSSQNSGNPPVTPPVESGNPAESGVITFKGKSTGASTYVIQPDMKRLSQTIEGMGAGSKKLILIADVPKDAKATTFQLNANQLQEWARTQALQSLELSMKQTSVRIPLSLLKDARSEDGDTMDIVLAEDSTANLSEAQKKAAGNRNVVSVDLLLNGQPLQWTDRSIEIAMSNVQHSNAEDVVLVIQSLLPNGEMKPVTFAQYDEMTQSLAFKPLESGRFVITEVQVPLNDLQSYSWAIKEVQNLYGKGIISGMTDTRFSPQGELTRAQFLQMIMKGIGESRLPDTSTSAPMDVKNDQWYSDSVRLGLEMGIVQGRADGSFAANERITREDMAVMLNRAIQIMKQNTSAAVDSTPNNTAFNDNADIAEYAKQAVAAMQEQGLLKGRADGSFAPKLHANRAQGAVAVARMMEQIYKF, from the coding sequence GTGCACAAAAGATACATAAGCGGCTGTCTCGTATTACTGATGTTGTTCTGTGATTTGAATTTGGCAGTTCGACCCGCAGCGGCAGCAGCGAAAGTAAACGTTGCGCTGAATAAGGCGGTTACGGTCAGCTCAGAGGATCTACAATGGGGGGGCAATAAAGAAAACGCGGTGGATGGTAAAGGAGATACAAAATGGAGTGCGAGCAGTCCTACTTCAATAGATCATCCGCATTGGCTGACGGTAAACTTGGGAGCTTCATACAACCTTTCCGGTTTGGAACTAACGTGGAAGGATGCAAATGAGGTTGTGAAGTTTTTGGTTGAAGTGTCTGAGGACGGAAATACATGGACACCTGTGGCAGATCACTCTGCCAATGATAAAGCGGAATCACAGGTCAATCTGGATTTCGAAGCAGAGGCGGTTCAGTATGTGAAGGTCACGATTCCTTATTATGCGGGTACCGACTGGTGGCCTGGCATTTCCGAGCTTCAAATCTGGGGGGAGGAAGAGGTGCGGAACCCGGCAGACATCGAGCATTATGATCAAGTCAACGTGTCTACTGTAAGTCGTACTGCTCCTGTTCTGCCAGAAAAAGTTACGGCACATTACAAGAACGGGAAATCGGGCCTAGTCCCGGTTGCATGGGAGGAAATTAATCCTTCACAATATGCATCAGCAGGCAGCTTTACTGTTACGGGTGACGTATATGGGGCTCCCATTCAACCTGAAGCTACCGTTACGGTAGAAGGATATCGCAGTGATTTTGTCAGAGGTGTGGATATTTCCACGTTAACAGCCATTGAGGATAATGGAGGTTATTATCTGGACAGTAATGGTGCAAAACGCGATCTGCTCGATATTCTCAAAGACCGTGGCGTGAACTATGTGCGGCTTCGGCTGTGGAATGATCCACAGAAGTCCAATGGGTACAACGACAAGGAAGATGTGATTCGTCTGGCCCAGCGGGTAAAGGGGAAAGGTATGAAGGTTTTGCTCGACTTCCATTATTCTGATGAATGGGCACATCCGGGCCAACAGCTTCGTCCAAAGGCCTGGGAAAACCTCTCGTTCGAAGACCTGAAAACTGCGGTGTATAATTACACGCGTGAAGTGGTTGGAGACATGGAGAAAGCAGGCGCCATGCCCGACATGGTTCAGATTGGTAATGAAATCAACAGCGGTGTATTAAACGGGTTGAAAAGTGAAGTCAATTTTGATGAGAACGTAGCATTGCTTAAGCGTGGAGTGGACGGCGTTCGCGATGTCCCTGGTGGAGAACAGGTTCAAATTATGATCCATTTGGCTGAAGGAGGCAAAGCAGATACCTTTGATTGGTATTTCGGCGAATTGGAGAAACGGGATTTGAAATACGATATTATCGGGCTGTCCTATTATCCATTCTGGCATGGGACATTCGCAGATGTGCGCAAAACGATGAATGAAGTATCTGTGAAATATGGAAAAGAAGTCATTATTGCTGAGACGTCCTATCCATTCTCGTATAAAAACGGGGACGCTCATGGCAATATTATTGGCAATCCCGAAACGCTGAATGTCGGAGGGGCGACCTTCCCGGCAACCGTACAGGGACAATATGATGCGATTGCAGGCATTATGGACATGATCTCACAAGTTCCAAATCAGAAGGGAGCGGGGTTCTTCTATTGGGAACCGGCATGGATTGCGGCCAATGTAGGCTGGATTGCTTCCGAGGGAGACGCATGGGAGAATCACGCCATGTTCGATTATGACGAATATCCGGCGAATGGCGGTTACTCGTATGAAGGGCGTGCCCTGCCATCGCTGGATGTGTACAAACGCGGCCTGAACATTCTTCCCGCAGATCGGAAGGAGCTGTCGGCAGCGATTACACGTGCAAAGGCGCTTGAATCCAGTGATTTTACCTCTGAAAGCTGGACCACACTCGCTCCAGCCATTGCAGCAGCCGAGAATACGTACAAATTGGCTTATACATCTGGTGGTGTAACCCAACAGGATACCGACGATGCGACTGCTGCTCTTCATGAGGTAATGCAGAAGCTTGATGTTATAGCGGCGAATCGGAATGCTCTCGAGGCGATCATTGCCGAAGCCAAAACATATAAACAAGCGGACTGGTCTGCTGCAACCTGGGCTGTTCTGACCAAGGCTCTTACTCGTGCAGAACAGATCATGGCAGATCCAAGAGCCACCCAGACCGAGGTGAATACGGCTGCAAAACAAGTGGAAGCAGCCATTCATGGTCTGTCCAATGTAGACAAAACCGAGCTGACACAGTTCATCGGTGAAACCCAGCAGCTGACCGAATCATCATATACACAGCGAAGCTGGGCAAACCTGAAAGCGGCTTTGTCATCGGCTATCACAGTCAGAGACAAGCAGGATGCCATTCAAGCCGAAGTGCAGGAGGCTCTGACAACACTTCAAAAAGCCAATAACAATCTTGTTTTGCTGGAGGCGTTAACAACAGGTAAAACAGCTACCGCATCAAGCAGTGCCGGTACAGGTGGTGGAAAAGACAACTCGCCTGGGGGAGCGATTGACAGTGACCCCACTACTTCATGGGGAACAGACGAAAGTGTGCAAAGTTGGTGGCAAGTGGATCTGGGGGCGACCGCTGTGATCCGCAAGCTGGAAATGTCCATGTGGAGCGGAGGCATTAAATACAAGATCGAAGTATCCAACGATAACAAGAACTTTGTCAAAGTCGTGGATACAACAAGTGATGTGGTTGTTTCCACCAGTCCGAGGCATATCCTGCCCGCAGGCACGGAGGCGCGTTATATTAAACTGACCATTACCGCTGGTTCTCAGTGGGTAGGCTTTATGGATTTTGAAGCTTATGGTATGTTCCCGGCGGACAAATCTGCGTTGGAGACTACCGTGAATTCTGCTGCGATGCTGCAACAAAGTAATTACACGACCGCAAGCTGGAATGGGTTTACACAGGCCCTGTCATTTGCTCGTGTGCTTATGGATGATGCAGAAGCCAGTGCACAGGAAATCAGTGCTGCGGATAACGCGTTGAAAGAGGCTGTTAGTCAGCTTGTAAGGCAAGAGTCAACCCCAGGTCAGCCGTCACAGCCCGGTCAACCTGCGCAGCCTTCCACGCCTGGATCATCGCAGAATTCCGGCAATCCTCCTGTTACGCCGCCTGTTGAATCCGGTAATCCGGCAGAAAGTGGTGTCATTACATTCAAAGGGAAAAGTACCGGAGCGAGCACCTATGTGATTCAACCTGATATGAAGCGGTTGTCTCAAACGATTGAAGGAATGGGAGCAGGGAGCAAAAAGTTAATCTTGATTGCAGATGTTCCTAAAGATGCAAAGGCTACGACCTTTCAGCTCAATGCAAATCAACTTCAGGAATGGGCACGTACTCAGGCATTACAGTCGCTGGAGCTGTCCATGAAACAGACATCTGTCCGCATCCCATTAAGTTTATTGAAGGATGCTCGTAGTGAAGATGGGGATACAATGGATATCGTTCTGGCCGAAGACTCCACAGCAAATCTGTCTGAAGCGCAAAAGAAAGCTGCTGGCAATCGCAACGTGGTCAGTGTGGATCTGTTGTTGAACGGACAGCCTTTACAGTGGACAGATAGATCCATTGAAATTGCGATGTCGAATGTGCAACATTCAAATGCAGAAGACGTTGTGCTGGTCATCCAATCCCTTTTGCCAAATGGTGAAATGAAACCAGTAACCTTTGCTCAATATGATGAAATGACCCAAAGTCTGGCTTTCAAGCCACTTGAATCAGGCCGTTTCGTGATTACTGAAGTGCAGGTGCCGTTGAATGATTTGCAATCCTACTCCTGGGCCATTAAAGAGGTTCAGAATCTGTATGGCAAAGGAATCATTTCAGGCATGACGGATACCCGATTCAGTCCGCAAGGTGAACTGACACGTGCACAATTTCTGCAAATGATCATGAAGGGTATTGGCGAATCACGTTTGCCGGATACATCCACTTCAGCTCCAATGGATGTGAAGAATGATCAGTGGTATTCAGATTCCGTACGCCTTGGTTTGGAGATGGGAATCGTGCAAGGCCGAGCAGACGGTTCGTTTGCAGCTAATGAACGTATTACCCGTGAGGACATGGCGGTGATGTTAAACCGTGCAATACAGATCATGAAGCAGAACACCAGTGCAGCCGTTGATTCAACACCCAACAACACCGCATTTAATGACAACGCAGATATCGCTGAATATGCAAAACAAGCGGTTGCAGCGATGCAGGAGCAAGGCCTGCTTAAAGGAAGGGCAGATGGCTCGTTTGCGCCTAAACTGCATGCTAATCGTGCACAGGGTGCAGTGGCTGTAGCCAGAATGATGGAGCAGATCTATAAATTCTAA
- a CDS encoding ABC transporter substrate-binding protein codes for MFKSKSILSICTLFIVFTLVLAGCGNAGKTTNETRNGSGQTTENQESTGTDTAQNESAESETREYETDKGTVTISAHPKRIVTDYYGGEILSVGGNLIGVEPSAFDNPFIKDKLKDTSDVGYPVNVEKTLELAPDLIVVMYDDNYEELSKIAPTVHIPYGTATDIYKTVELFGDLIGQPEQAKAFIADYEKKAADGREKLKGIVDENTTVGLYELTDKGDLWIFGDNAGRGGQVVYNALKLKMPSKVSKDNQTVQLSLEVLPEYATDYMFMTVYDPEKKGEALKEFKQSKVWNGLDAVKNHRFFENDFDTFYRYDPIAITAQIDLFVDLILKSAEQKK; via the coding sequence ATGTTTAAATCCAAATCGATTCTTTCCATTTGCACATTATTCATTGTGTTTACGCTAGTTCTTGCGGGCTGCGGAAATGCAGGAAAGACAACGAATGAAACGAGGAACGGCTCAGGACAGACGACTGAGAATCAGGAATCCACTGGAACCGATACAGCTCAGAATGAATCAGCGGAAAGTGAAACACGCGAATATGAGACGGATAAAGGGACGGTTACTATTTCTGCACATCCGAAACGCATCGTGACCGATTACTACGGGGGCGAAATTCTGTCTGTAGGCGGTAATCTGATTGGTGTGGAGCCAAGTGCCTTTGATAATCCATTTATTAAGGACAAGCTCAAAGACACTTCAGATGTGGGTTATCCGGTGAACGTGGAGAAGACGCTGGAACTAGCGCCTGACTTAATCGTTGTGATGTATGATGATAACTACGAGGAACTTTCCAAAATTGCTCCAACCGTGCATATCCCATATGGTACAGCGACAGATATTTACAAGACCGTTGAGCTGTTTGGTGATTTGATCGGTCAACCGGAGCAGGCGAAGGCGTTCATTGCCGATTATGAGAAAAAGGCGGCAGACGGACGTGAGAAGCTGAAAGGCATCGTGGACGAAAATACGACCGTTGGATTATACGAGTTAACGGACAAAGGAGATCTGTGGATTTTTGGCGACAACGCAGGCCGGGGAGGACAAGTTGTATACAATGCTTTGAAGTTGAAAATGCCGAGCAAGGTAAGCAAAGACAATCAGACTGTACAGCTATCACTCGAAGTATTGCCTGAATACGCTACGGATTACATGTTCATGACGGTGTACGATCCTGAGAAAAAAGGCGAAGCGCTGAAGGAATTCAAACAGTCCAAAGTATGGAACGGTCTGGATGCGGTGAAGAATCACCGATTCTTCGAGAATGATTTTGACACATTCTATCGATATGATCCGATCGCCATTACAGCCCAGATTGATTTGTTTGTTGATCTGATCTTGAAGAGCGCTGAACAAAAAAAATAG
- a CDS encoding Tn3 family transposase yields MTSLLDILKETNLRISFTELFKTIPSRELDRDTLQKRLLLSLYGLGTNTGL; encoded by the coding sequence ATGACAAGCTTGTTGGATATATTGAAGGAAACTAATTTACGTATTTCGTTTACAGAATTGTTCAAGACCATTCCATCGAGAGAATTAGATCGAGATACCCTGCAAAAGCGGTTGCTCTTATCTCTTTATGGTTTGGGAACAAATACTGGTTTATAG
- a CDS encoding metal-sensing transcriptional repressor translates to MVLNNSVNEIRKLVSFNISNKLVIGQRRAAVQKALDNAAKLLLKDHLESCVVDAVHHGNQEKVLSDLNKALENYIR, encoded by the coding sequence ATGGTCTTGAACAATTCTGTAAACGAAATACGTAAATTAGTTTCCTTCAATATATCCAACAAGCTTGTCATTGGCCAGCGGCGTGCCGCAGTGCAGAAAGCATTAGACAATGCGGCCAAACTTCTCCTCAAGGATCACTTGGAGAGTTGTGTTGTGGACGCTGTACACCACGGAAATCAAGAAAAGGTACTGTCCGATCTAAATAAAGCATTAGAAAATTACATTCGATAG
- a CDS encoding SDR family NAD(P)-dependent oxidoreductase yields the protein MRKLEGKVAVITGGATGIGLAAAKRFIEEGAFVFIFGRRQEALDSAVAELGPNARAVKGSVSDLADLDRLYAAVKSERGTLDIVFANAGAGSQLPLGEITAEHIDEVFDTNVKGSIFTVQKALPLMGQGGSIILTGSSAGTTGAPAMSAYSASKAAVRNLARTWAEDLKGTGIRVNVLSPGATATELAKESLGEEGQKVFASMTPLQRMADPAEIGAVAAFLASSDSSFMTASEVAVDGGLAQI from the coding sequence ATGAGAAAGCTTGAAGGTAAGGTTGCAGTCATCACGGGGGGCGCTACCGGCATCGGCCTCGCCGCAGCAAAACGATTTATCGAGGAGGGCGCCTTCGTCTTCATCTTCGGCCGCAGGCAGGAAGCGCTCGACTCCGCTGTGGCAGAACTTGGGCCCAACGCCCGCGCGGTGAAGGGCTCGGTCTCCGATCTGGCCGACCTCGACCGACTCTACGCGGCGGTGAAGTCCGAGCGCGGAACTCTTGACATCGTCTTCGCCAATGCCGGGGCGGGAAGCCAGCTTCCGCTTGGCGAGATCACCGCTGAGCACATTGACGAAGTCTTCGATACCAATGTGAAGGGTTCTATCTTCACTGTCCAGAAGGCGCTGCCGCTGATGGGCCAGGGAGGTTCGATCATCCTAACGGGATCGAGCGCTGGAACCACGGGCGCCCCGGCAATGAGCGCCTACAGTGCGAGTAAGGCGGCAGTGCGCAACCTCGCGCGGACCTGGGCGGAGGACCTGAAGGGCACCGGCATTCGGGTAAACGTACTGTCGCCCGGAGCGACAGCAACCGAGCTCGCGAAGGAATCGCTAGGCGAGGAGGGCCAAAAAGTCTTCGCCTCGATGACTCCGCTCCAGCGCATGGCTGATCCGGCGGAGATTGGGGCGGTGGCCGCCTTTCTCGCATCATCGGACAGCAGCTTCATGACTGCCAGCGAGGTCGCCGTCGACGGCGGTCTAGCGCAAATCTGA